CGCCCTGTTCGCCCGCGCCGCCAAGCTGCCGCGCATTGCCCTGGAAGCGCCAAAGAGTGCCATTGGCAAGAACACCACCCACGCCCTGCAGTCGGGGCTGGTCTACGGCTACGCCGAGATGGTGGACGGCCTGCTGCGCCGCATCCGCGCCGAACTGCCCGGCCCCGCTGTGGCCGTGGCCACCGGCGGCTTCGCCCGCACCGTAGAAGGCCTGTGCCGCGAAATCGACCACTACGACGACACGCTGACCCTGCGCGGTCTGGTGGAACTCTGGGCCAGTCGGTAGGCGCGCCTGGGAGGTGCGGAAGGCGGCGTCCTGGCCCCCGTCGGGTCAGTCAAGCAGTCTCAAAGTCGAGGCGTCGAGAAGATCAGGGGTGCTCGACCCCCTGACCTCTCGACGCCTCGACCCTCAACCCTGGCCCCCAGGCCCCCCTCCATCACCCATCCACCATCCCCCGTCACCCCCTACGCCCAGGGATTCAGCACCACCTTGATACAGCCGCCCTGCTTGTCGCGGAAGGTCTTGTACAGGTCCGGGGCCTGATCCAGCGAGGCGCGGTGGGTAATGACGAAGCTGGGGTCAATCTGGCGCGCTTCAATGCGGGCCAGCAGCGGCAGCACGTAGCGGTGCGTGTGGGTCTGGCCCATCTTGAAGGTCAGGCCCTTGGCGAAGGCGGCGCCCATCGGCACCTTGTCAATCAGGCCGCCGTACACGCCGGGCATGCTGACCGTGCCGCCCTTGGCACAACTCAGCAGCGCCCAGCGCAGCGCCGTGATGCGGTCAAAGGTCAGGCGCAGGCGCTGCTTGGCTGTGTCGACCAGGGCGCCAGGGCCGTGCCCGTGGGCCTCCATGCCCACCGCGTCAATCACGTGGTCGGGGCCGCGCCCGCCCGTGGCTTCACGCAGGGCCACCAGCACGTCATCCTGCTCGTAGTTGATGGTCTGGCAGCCAGCGGCCTCGGCCATCGCCAGGCGCTCGGGCACGCGGTCAATCACGATGACGTGGGCGGCCCCCAGCAGCTGCGCGCTGCGTGCGGCAAACTGCCCCACGGGGCCGGCGCCAAACACGGCCACCACGTCGCGCCCCGGGATAATCCCGCACTGCTCGGCGGCCTGGTAGCCGGTGGGGAAGATGTCCGTCAGGAACAGCACCTGCTCGTCGCTCAGGTCGGTTTCGATCTTGTGTGGGTTCACGTCTGCAAACGGCACCCGCACGTATTGCGCCTGTCCGCCCGCGTAGCCGCCGTACATGTGCGAGTACCCAAACAGGCCCCCGCCGCTGACCCCGCCATACATGGCTTCGGTCATGCGGTGGTTGGGGTTGGAGTTGTCGCAGGCGCTGAACAGCCCGCGCCGGCACGGGTCGCACACCCCGCAGGCAATGTTGAAGGGCACCACCACGCGGTCGCCCACCTTGAGTTTCTTCACCTCGCGGCCGACCTCGACGACTTCGCCCATGAACTCGTGGCCCAGGATGTCGCCCTTTTCCATGCTGGGAATAAAACCGTCCAGCAGGTGCAGGTCCGAGCCGCAGATGGCCGTGGAGGTGATCTTGACGATGGCGTCGGTGGGCAGCAGCAGTGTGGGGTCCGGCACCGTCTCGACGCCAATCTTGTTCGTGCCCTGCCAGACAATGGCTTTCACATGGACCTCCGGTGAGCTTCAAGCGAGCCCGAGTGAAACGAGAAGGAGAAAAGGCTGCGCTGCGGCGATGCAGGCACCTGGGGGTGGGTTGTCCCCCGGACGCTGGAAGCAGAGCGGCGCCGCCTCATGCCTCGCCGCCCTTGGCGGCGCGGCCGCTCGTCTGTCCTTCGGTGGTGGGCGCGTGCCCCGTTTCCTGTTCCCGTTTGAAGCGCATCAGGTCGCTGCGCAGCTGCTGGGCGGGTTCCTCGCCGGTCAGGCGGGCCACGATGGCCCCGGCGGTGCCGGCGGGGGGCCGGTAGGCCAGGCGCACCACGACTTCGGTGCCGCGGTTGCCCGGGGCGGGCCGGAACAGCACCTCGCCGTGGTTTTCGACGGCCGCGCCCGGCAGGGACTGCCACGCGATGCGGCGGCCCGGCTCGTCGGCGGTGATCTCGGCGTCCCAGCTCACCTCGCCCGTGGGGGCCTTGACCGTCCAGCGGGACCGCTTCTCGTCCAGCACCTCCACGCGCTGCAGGTGCGTCATGAGCTGCGGCAGGTTCTCCAGCTGCCGCCAGATGGCGTACAGCTCGGCGGCCGGGCGGCCAACCGTCACGGCGTCGCCCACCAGCACCTCGCCGTCCTGGCTCTGGCGGATTTTCAGGGCGGTGGCAATGGGGTTGCGGCCGGTGGCGGCCATCGCCGCCAGACCCGCGCCCACGGTGCCCAGCACCAGCTTTTGCAGCGGGCGGGCGCTGCGCAGGCCCGCGCCCATCAGGGCCACGCCTACGCTGCCCACCACGGACCGTTCCAGGGGGGGCATGTGGGCGCCGGTGCTGGGGGCGTCGGCGGGCGGGGCATCGGTCGTTCGGGCTTGATCGTCCTGTGTCATGG
This region of Deinococcus multiflagellatus genomic DNA includes:
- a CDS encoding SRPBCC family protein, translating into MTQDDQARTTDAPPADAPSTGAHMPPLERSVVGSVGVALMGAGLRSARPLQKLVLGTVGAGLAAMAATGRNPIATALKIRQSQDGEVLVGDAVTVGRPAAELYAIWRQLENLPQLMTHLQRVEVLDEKRSRWTVKAPTGEVSWDAEITADEPGRRIAWQSLPGAAVENHGEVLFRPAPGNRGTEVVVRLAYRPPAGTAGAIVARLTGEEPAQQLRSDLMRFKREQETGHAPTTEGQTSGRAAKGGEA
- a CDS encoding zinc-dependent alcohol dehydrogenase, which translates into the protein MKAIVWQGTNKIGVETVPDPTLLLPTDAIVKITSTAICGSDLHLLDGFIPSMEKGDILGHEFMGEVVEVGREVKKLKVGDRVVVPFNIACGVCDPCRRGLFSACDNSNPNHRMTEAMYGGVSGGGLFGYSHMYGGYAGGQAQYVRVPFADVNPHKIETDLSDEQVLFLTDIFPTGYQAAEQCGIIPGRDVVAVFGAGPVGQFAARSAQLLGAAHVIVIDRVPERLAMAEAAGCQTINYEQDDVLVALREATGGRGPDHVIDAVGMEAHGHGPGALVDTAKQRLRLTFDRITALRWALLSCAKGGTVSMPGVYGGLIDKVPMGAAFAKGLTFKMGQTHTHRYVLPLLARIEARQIDPSFVITHRASLDQAPDLYKTFRDKQGGCIKVVLNPWA